The region AGCGACATGAGCTGCTCGCTGGATAACCCAGACGCTTGCGAAGCTTGCGGATCGTAAATAACTAGAGAAGGAGGGCCGATGGTCCTCCTTCTTCTTTTTCCTACCAATTCTTCACCCCATGCTCCGCCTTCGTTGTTGTTGGAGTTTTCACCAACAACAACGAAGGCGGAAATAATTTATCATACCTCATAGCCAAAGCTACAAAGGAATACAGGCTACTACTATTGATTGATTCCCCTTTGTTTTTGGTGAAAACACCAAAAACAAAGGGGAATTATTCTTCTTCTGAGTCAACAAAAATCACCCAAACCTCTCGTAAATCCGTTATATAAATTTTAGATTATATCTAAAGATAGATTGATATTACATGTTCCCCATGATGGAAAAGGCTTATATAATTTTGGCCCACAAGAACCCTTCACAACTTTACCGTTTGTTAAGTAGGCTAGATGATAATGCATCCACATTTTTTGTACATATCGATAAACAAGTCTCTTTACATGATTTTTCTAGCTTATCAGATTTTGGCAATAAGATTAATTATGTCAAAAGAGTAAAGTCAAGTTGGGCTAGCTTCGAACTGGTTGAAGCAACATTAAACGCCTTGAATGCCATTAAAGCGTCAAAGCAACAATTCGACACTATCGTTTTACTAAGCGGGCAAGACTATCCAATAAAGAGTAATGAGATTATAAATGACTATTTTCACACTTCTAAGTATAGTGTCTTCATAGAATATTTCCCTATCCCTAACTATAAGAGGTGGCAAAACAGGGGAGGCGCATTTCGCCTTGACAAGTACTTCTTTGGGTTTAAATTTCATCAAAGGTTCACTGCTAAAGCACTTAATTTTTTAGCTAACTTTTTTCCATTTCTAACGAGAAGGCTGCCTAATAACTTAGTTCCGTATGGTGGGTCCCAATGGTGGACGATTGATATATATGCATTGGAATATATTCTAGATTATGTCGAAAAGAACCCGGCATACGTATCTTTTCATAAAGCTACCTTTGCACCGGACGAGATCTTTTTCCAGACTATACTTTTGAATACTAAAGATGAGAAGCTTTTAAGAAGCATTATAAATAATAACAAGAGATATATGATTTTTAAAGATCGAACACAACACCCAGAAATACTTACTAATGAAAATTATAAAGACCTCGTAATCTCAAATGCTTTATATGCCAGAAAGTTTGATTATTCTATTGACACCGAGATATTAGACCTAATAGATAACGCTTGTCTATCCAAAGTAAACGAGCAAGGTAAGCTTGAAAGAAACTACTAAAATGAGCATAAGGATCAAGCTTATTGATTACTTTGGCAAAACTCTGGAGAGGCTGCTACACTAGTTTTCGAGAAACATTCAACAATAGACGATATATACATTGACTTTGAAAAAGTTGAGTTTATTTCTCGCTCATTTGCATATCAATTTGTAAAAGAGCAGAAGAAAGCAAGTGAGAATGGTATCATGGTAAAGATTGAAAATGCTGTAGAAGATATTGTGAAGCTGCTAAAAGTTGTAAGGCGAACACAACGGCCAAGGGAAAGGGATAGGGATAGACTAAGCTTACCTGTTGTTACTTACAATGACAAGCATAAGCTTTTTAAGTAACTTCAAACATTATAAATAAAAAAGGAGCAAGCAAACTTGCTCCTTTTTTATTTATAATGTTACTGAGTGAGATCCAGACCTCGCGGCGTCTTTACGACCCGCGAGCGTCTAACCCCTCTAGCGCCCTCAGCTACAAAGCCAAGCAACAGCCTTTCCACCAGACACCCGCGGGCCCTCCGGACACCACGAGGTATTTCTGAGCCGCCAGGTCTTTTTGATCCAACGTTGCTGCTGGTTCGTAGAAGTATAGATGCAAAAGATGATACAACTGGAGCCGGGGAAGTTATACCATCTTTATACCCGCGGCAATAACAAGAAACACTCTTCCGGCACCACGACAATTACCACTACTTTCTGCAGCTCTATCGGAAGTATGTAGCACCTTACGTTGATACCTTTGCTTACTGCCTGCTGCCCAACCATGTGCATTTCCTGGTGCAAATAAAAGACGAAGATGCCCTGAAGCCGCAATGGGTAACAGAGAATGAGACGAAGCTCATAAGTATAAACTGGCAGCCCGGGCACCTGCTCAACGCCTACGCCAAGGCCATCAACCTGAAGTATGACCGCACTGGCCGCCTGCTCCAGCACCGCTTCGGGAGAAAAGAGGTGACCTCAGAGGTATACTTTACCAGGCTAATTTTTTAAATTTTAACCCGCAGTACCACGGCCTTATACCTGATTTCAGCGATTGGCCTTATTCCTCCTACCACAGCCTCTTATCGAAAGGCAACACGGCTTTGCAGGGGAGGATGTACTAGGGTGGTTTGGGGGCTGGGGCAAGTATAAATGGTTTCATCAGGAAAACGCCGCCGACTTCACCAGCATTGCCCCGCATATAGAGGAAGAGGAACTGTAGCCACTACAAAGCCCCTGCAGTGTCTGGGGCCACGGAGGAGCAACAGTTGTTGGCTCTGGCTACTCCAGCATCACCTCCACGGTGTTATAATATAGCGTGGTGGTGCCTTCAAAGCCGGAGTCTGTACCGATGATGAGCCAAAGGCTGCCGTTGCTGTCGGTG is a window of Pontibacter kalidii DNA encoding:
- a CDS encoding beta-1,6-N-acetylglucosaminyltransferase is translated as MMEKAYIILAHKNPSQLYRLLSRLDDNASTFFVHIDKQVSLHDFSSLSDFGNKINYVKRVKSSWASFELVEATLNALNAIKASKQQFDTIVLLSGQDYPIKSNEIINDYFHTSKYSVFIEYFPIPNYKRWQNRGGAFRLDKYFFGFKFHQRFTAKALNFLANFFPFLTRRLPNNLVPYGGSQWWTIDIYALEYILDYVEKNPAYVSFHKATFAPDEIFFQTILLNTKDEKLLRSIINNNKRYMIFKDRTQHPEILTNENYKDLVISNALYARKFDYSIDTEILDLIDNACLSKVNEQGKLERNY